A genomic region of Miscanthus floridulus cultivar M001 chromosome 3, ASM1932011v1, whole genome shotgun sequence contains the following coding sequences:
- the LOC136544091 gene encoding uncharacterized protein, with translation MVYGDSALVINQLNKDWSYSSEKMDAYCAEIRKLEGKFYSIEYHHMVRDQNQLADHLSKLGSSCTMIPSGVFVQDLLAPSIKEDKEIQEVPSTEQLVLMVPSPVNNWREQFIKYLANAEVPTDKTKTEPLIHRNKHYVLVDDNLMRKSTKEGIL, from the coding sequence atggtatatggggactccgcgctggtcatcaaccagctcaataaagactggtcctactccagtgagaagatggatgcatactgcgctgaaatcaggaagcttgaaggaaagttctatagtatcgagtaccaccacatggtgcGTGATCAAAATCAGCttgccgaccacctatccaagttaggatCCTCTTGCACCATGATTCCatcgggggtcttcgttcaagatcttctagcaccatccattaaagaagataaggaaattcaggaagttccctccaccgagcagctggtacttatggtaccttcgccggtcaacaattggagggaacagttcatcaagtacctcgccAATGCTGAAGTACCCACTGACAAGACTAAAACTGAGCCCCTAATCCATCGAAACAAGCATTATGTACTCGTGgatgacaacttgatgaggaaaagtaccaaggaagggatactatag